In Fervidobacterium nodosum Rt17-B1, one genomic interval encodes:
- a CDS encoding DUF3798 domain-containing protein, which produces MKRLLVVLLAVFMLSSIFAALGFKIGVVTGTVSQGEDEYRGAEAVVKKYGKEIIHVTYPDKFMQEQETTIARIVELAYDPQVKAIVICQAVPGTTAAIRRVKEMRKDIVFVAAVPHEDPAVISSAADVILEVDTPGRGKTIVELAKKMGVQTIIHYSFPRHMSYQLLAQRKDIMEKTAKEMGINFVFVSAPDPLGEQGLTGAQQFILEDVPRQLAKYGPKTGFFSTNCGMQEPLQKAILKHGGYYLEPCCPSPTHGFPGSLGISIPEDKKGDMTYILRVVNQKIIEMGGAGRFATWPVPMNMLFVEAGVEIAAKIVQKKLSPTNINGIKLVVTETAKTKYPKAELQVRTLDQYKNYYMFIHKSVIFGVDKF; this is translated from the coding sequence ATGAAAAGGTTACTAGTTGTATTACTTGCAGTTTTCATGCTGTCAAGTATCTTTGCAGCTCTTGGTTTCAAGATAGGTGTTGTAACGGGTACAGTATCTCAGGGTGAAGATGAATACCGTGGTGCAGAAGCTGTTGTAAAGAAATATGGTAAAGAGATTATCCATGTGACATATCCAGACAAATTCATGCAAGAACAAGAAACAACTATTGCAAGAATAGTTGAACTTGCATACGACCCACAAGTCAAAGCAATTGTCATATGTCAAGCAGTTCCAGGTACAACAGCGGCAATTAGAAGAGTTAAAGAGATGAGAAAAGATATAGTTTTTGTTGCTGCTGTTCCACACGAAGATCCAGCAGTTATTTCTTCAGCAGCTGACGTTATCCTCGAAGTTGATACACCTGGCCGTGGTAAGACAATAGTTGAACTCGCAAAGAAGATGGGTGTCCAAACAATAATTCACTACTCGTTCCCGAGACACATGAGCTATCAACTTCTTGCACAAAGAAAAGATATCATGGAAAAGACAGCAAAAGAAATGGGAATTAATTTCGTATTTGTATCTGCACCAGACCCACTTGGTGAACAAGGTTTAACAGGCGCACAACAATTTATCCTTGAGGACGTTCCAAGACAACTTGCAAAATACGGGCCAAAAACAGGTTTCTTCTCAACAAACTGTGGTATGCAAGAACCTCTTCAAAAAGCAATACTCAAACATGGTGGATATTATCTCGAACCATGCTGTCCATCACCAACACATGGATTCCCAGGTTCATTGGGTATTTCAATACCAGAAGATAAAAAAGGTGATATGACATACATTCTTAGGGTAGTGAACCAAAAAATCATAGAAATGGGTGGCGCGGGAAGGTTCGCAACTTGGCCAGTTCCAATGAACATGCTCTTTGTTGAAGCTGGCGTTGAAATTGCTGCAAAAATTGTCCAAAAGAAACTTAGTCCAACAAATATTAATGGTATAAAACTCGTTGTTACAGAGACGGCGAAAACAAAATATCCGAAAGCAGAATTGCAAGTTAGAACCCTCGATCAATACAAAAATTACTATATGTTTATCCACAAATCAGTTATTTTTGGAGTTGACAAATTCTAA
- a CDS encoding thiamine pyrophosphate-dependent enzyme, translated as MSLLKALGDMLIQREPFSEIVIGNTAIVRAMVESGVKVVTSYPGSPTPEIAEAINSIKKEERPFYFEFSTNEKVALEVAFGASINGYTSCVFFKSVGMNVVADSFVQLSMMELPGGMVIVIGDDPGANSSQNEQDNRHYARLSYTPILEPKDAQEVYEMFLKAVEYSKKLRSPVILRLTTHTAHFKQKVHFGSYVPSDLGLPIFNVKKNGPYIPIANNVPVMKRKALEKLSEWGKISEEFAHTSKNNSKRGVITAGLPYLSLLDVLGDNVEKVDILRLGMVYPLPRKAIIEFLKSHEEVKILEELDDFIEQYVKSIAYEEGINTKIIGKIDLDDWIGEYTPEKVKIVLKKVWPDLVYEPHKKVGNIRVIQRPPQLCPGCGHRPVFYVLSKILSKDDISVADIGCHTLGFLEPYEVGQVLLSMGHSTGTASGLSLFNKTRKVVAFLGDSTFFHAGLPGIINAVFNNHNFTLVVMENGTTAMTGHQDHPGRKIRIRNLLEAMGVKHIWEVDTYQIDKLEEVLKQALDTPEFNVVIAKHPCMLKFTRERRRKGIVKVPQMSVTNKCTLASVCITKFACPSFQRDLEGRIYVNKDLCIGDGSCIGVCPSGALEFEKFEKADNTESAGDLK; from the coding sequence GTGAGTCTTTTGAAAGCATTGGGTGATATGCTGATACAAAGAGAGCCTTTTTCAGAAATTGTTATAGGCAATACTGCAATTGTTCGTGCCATGGTGGAAAGTGGCGTTAAAGTTGTTACAAGCTATCCTGGTTCTCCTACTCCAGAGATTGCAGAAGCTATAAATTCTATCAAGAAAGAAGAGAGACCGTTTTATTTTGAATTTTCAACAAATGAGAAGGTAGCTCTTGAAGTTGCTTTCGGTGCATCGATAAATGGTTACACATCATGTGTATTTTTCAAAAGTGTTGGTATGAACGTTGTTGCAGATTCTTTTGTCCAACTAAGTATGATGGAACTTCCAGGTGGGATGGTAATTGTTATAGGGGATGACCCGGGTGCAAATAGTTCACAAAATGAGCAAGATAATAGACATTATGCAAGGTTATCTTATACACCGATACTTGAACCTAAAGACGCTCAGGAAGTTTATGAGATGTTTTTAAAGGCTGTCGAATATTCTAAGAAGTTACGTTCACCAGTAATTTTGAGATTAACAACTCACACGGCCCATTTTAAGCAAAAAGTACACTTTGGAAGTTACGTTCCTTCGGATTTAGGATTACCCATTTTCAATGTTAAGAAAAATGGTCCATATATTCCAATAGCTAACAACGTACCCGTGATGAAGCGTAAAGCTTTAGAAAAATTAAGCGAATGGGGAAAAATTTCCGAAGAGTTTGCCCATACGTCAAAAAACAACTCTAAGCGAGGGGTTATAACTGCTGGGCTCCCCTATCTTTCACTTTTAGATGTACTTGGTGATAATGTCGAAAAAGTTGATATTTTAAGGCTTGGTATGGTTTATCCTCTGCCAAGAAAAGCTATAATTGAATTTCTAAAATCACACGAGGAAGTTAAGATTTTAGAAGAGCTTGATGATTTTATTGAACAGTACGTTAAATCAATAGCTTACGAAGAGGGTATAAATACGAAAATAATCGGGAAGATTGATTTAGACGATTGGATTGGTGAATATACACCCGAAAAGGTGAAAATCGTTCTGAAAAAAGTATGGCCTGATTTGGTTTACGAACCTCACAAAAAAGTTGGAAACATCCGCGTTATACAAAGACCACCACAACTTTGTCCAGGATGCGGGCACAGACCGGTTTTTTATGTACTTTCTAAAATCCTTTCAAAGGATGACATATCCGTTGCAGACATAGGATGCCATACATTAGGATTTTTGGAACCGTACGAAGTTGGTCAGGTTTTATTATCGATGGGACATTCCACAGGTACAGCCTCAGGTCTGAGTTTGTTCAACAAAACGAGAAAGGTTGTTGCGTTTTTGGGTGATTCGACATTCTTCCACGCAGGCCTCCCTGGAATAATCAATGCCGTTTTCAACAACCATAATTTCACACTTGTGGTTATGGAAAATGGCACAACAGCTATGACAGGTCATCAAGACCATCCTGGGAGGAAAATAAGAATAAGAAATTTATTGGAAGCTATGGGAGTGAAGCATATCTGGGAAGTTGATACATATCAAATCGATAAGTTGGAAGAAGTTTTGAAGCAAGCGTTAGATACCCCTGAGTTCAATGTTGTTATAGCTAAACACCCATGTATGCTCAAGTTTACAAGAGAGAGAAGAAGGAAGGGAATCGTTAAAGTACCACAGATGAGTGTAACGAACAAATGCACGCTTGCAAGTGTGTGTATTACAAAATTTGCCTGTCCATCTTTCCAGAGAGATTTAGAAGGAAGGATATACGTCAATAAGGATCTTTGTATAGGCGATGGTTCGTGTATTGGCGTATGCCCAAGTGGCGCTCTTGAATTCGAGAAATTTGAAAAAGCGGATAATACCGAAAGTGCAGGTGATTTAAAATGA
- a CDS encoding 2-oxoacid:acceptor oxidoreductase family protein encodes MTQTIKEIKTFSVFMVGVGGQGIGTLSEVLIRAVDYSGQRCIGVDTHGLAQRGGVVSSHLKIGNVNSPLVIPGEVDLVIALERHEAMRGLSYLRPGDVLVYYDTSWQPLPVRLGREKEVQNVEIDNFAKENNINVFRVFYNLPDVRMQNTAVLATIAKYSLIPQVRPEHYLKAMEDLMNEKVYALNKEVFEKILSE; translated from the coding sequence ATGACCCAAACAATAAAGGAAATTAAAACATTTAGCGTGTTTATGGTTGGTGTTGGCGGGCAAGGTATAGGAACATTAAGTGAAGTTCTTATAAGGGCTGTTGATTACAGTGGACAAAGGTGTATTGGTGTCGACACACATGGTTTAGCCCAACGAGGTGGTGTTGTTTCATCGCATTTGAAGATAGGAAATGTTAATTCACCTTTGGTTATCCCAGGTGAGGTTGATCTTGTTATAGCACTTGAACGTCACGAGGCTATGAGGGGGCTAAGTTATCTTAGGCCCGGAGATGTACTTGTATACTACGATACATCGTGGCAACCATTGCCCGTCAGACTTGGAAGAGAAAAAGAAGTACAAAATGTGGAAATTGATAATTTTGCAAAGGAAAATAATATAAATGTTTTTAGAGTATTTTACAATCTTCCAGATGTAAGAATGCAAAATACAGCTGTTCTTGCGACTATTGCAAAATACAGTTTAATTCCACAAGTTAGGCCAGAACATTATCTGAAAGCAATGGAAGATTTAATGAATGAGAAAGTATACGCTTTAAATAAAGAAGTATTTGAGAAGATATTGTCTGAATGA
- a CDS encoding 2-oxoacid:acceptor oxidoreductase subunit alpha codes for MQEIRKNEVSIVLSGAAGQGIQAVEHILTRVAKDSGFYVFATKEYMSRVRGGNNSTEIRISEKPVYAYVDRIDILVPLNDNALDRLRKRITKDTIILGNPKYVSKEENSISVKFEEIAESFGNKIYENSVAIGVLSGIIGADEEALVKHISEYFKKKSEEVIKANVNAALKGYEIGKELDLRIEIKSDQRVKNQILMNGSEAVAKGAIAGGCNFISSYPMSPATTVFTELSRLSPQYGILVDQAEDEIAAANMAIAAWYAGARAMVSTSGGGFALMTEAISLSGMIETPIVVHLGQRPGPATGLPTRTEQGDLNLVLYAGHGDFPRIIYAPGNLCEAYQLSAKAFNVADKYQVPVFVLTDEYFLDSFYNVQDMPEVKVERYIVKTDENYRRYEITEDGISPRGIPGYGKGLVRVDSDEHDEYGHITESEEVRIKMVDKRLRKLNKILDDFVEPKLFGDTNYEYLVVSWGSTQHIIKEAVEKLGNEKIAVLHFSQVYPIAPHVKGYFEKAKKVIFVEQNATGQFANLLKLELGVDTSNRILKYSGYVFSVEELVEKIGKQLM; via the coding sequence ATGCAAGAAATAAGGAAAAATGAAGTATCGATAGTTCTTAGTGGCGCAGCTGGTCAAGGAATTCAAGCGGTTGAGCATATTTTGACAAGGGTTGCGAAAGACTCTGGCTTTTACGTATTTGCAACAAAAGAATACATGTCAAGGGTTAGAGGTGGAAATAATTCAACTGAGATAAGGATATCAGAAAAACCAGTTTATGCTTATGTTGATAGAATCGATATCCTTGTTCCATTAAATGATAATGCACTTGATAGGCTTAGAAAAAGGATAACAAAGGATACAATCATTCTTGGAAATCCAAAATACGTATCTAAAGAAGAAAATTCTATCAGTGTAAAGTTTGAAGAAATTGCAGAGAGTTTTGGAAACAAGATTTACGAGAATTCAGTTGCGATAGGTGTGCTCTCAGGAATTATAGGCGCAGATGAGGAAGCTTTGGTAAAGCATATATCTGAGTATTTTAAGAAAAAATCAGAAGAAGTTATCAAGGCAAATGTCAACGCAGCTCTGAAAGGTTATGAAATTGGTAAAGAACTTGATTTGAGAATAGAAATAAAATCAGATCAAAGAGTAAAAAATCAAATACTAATGAATGGTTCAGAAGCCGTTGCTAAAGGTGCAATTGCTGGCGGGTGTAATTTTATCTCATCTTATCCCATGTCACCTGCCACTACAGTTTTTACGGAATTATCAAGATTATCTCCCCAGTATGGTATATTAGTTGATCAAGCAGAAGACGAGATAGCGGCAGCTAATATGGCAATTGCCGCATGGTATGCAGGAGCACGTGCGATGGTTTCAACGTCTGGTGGAGGATTTGCATTAATGACTGAGGCTATCAGCCTTTCTGGGATGATAGAAACGCCTATCGTAGTCCATCTAGGGCAAAGACCAGGACCAGCGACTGGACTCCCAACGAGAACAGAACAAGGAGACTTAAATCTTGTACTATACGCAGGGCATGGAGACTTTCCAAGGATAATTTACGCACCGGGAAATTTATGTGAAGCCTACCAATTATCTGCTAAGGCATTCAATGTTGCCGATAAATATCAGGTACCAGTTTTTGTTCTTACTGACGAGTACTTCTTAGACTCATTTTACAATGTACAGGATATGCCTGAAGTGAAGGTTGAGAGGTATATCGTAAAAACAGATGAAAACTACAGGCGTTATGAAATAACAGAAGATGGTATCTCGCCTCGTGGAATCCCAGGATACGGGAAAGGTCTAGTTAGGGTTGATAGTGATGAGCATGATGAGTATGGTCATATAACAGAAAGTGAAGAAGTGAGAATTAAGATGGTTGATAAGAGACTTAGAAAGTTGAACAAGATATTGGACGATTTTGTCGAACCAAAACTGTTCGGAGATACAAATTACGAATATTTAGTCGTATCTTGGGGTTCAACGCAGCATATAATAAAGGAAGCTGTTGAAAAATTAGGAAATGAAAAGATTGCAGTACTCCATTTCTCACAAGTTTATCCAATCGCTCCACATGTTAAAGGATACTTCGAAAAGGCGAAAAAGGTTATATTCGTCGAGCAAAACGCTACAGGTCAATTTGCTAATCTTTTGAAATTGGAACTTGGGGTAGATACTTCAAATAGAATATTGAAATACAGTGGATACGTATTTTCTGTCGAAGAATTGGTTGAAAAAATTGGAAAGCAATTGATGTAA
- a CDS encoding thiamine pyrophosphate-dependent enzyme: MFETKIYDIPDADIAWCPGCGNFGIINELKTALAQLEIEPTRIVVVSGIGQAAKMPQYVKAHMFNGLHGRSLPAAVAIKMVNPDLVVIAESGDGCTYGEGGNHFIHTIRKNPNITNIVHDNQIYGLTKGQASPTTARGQVTTLQFEGTYVDPFNPIAVAVALDASFVARSFSGNFNLTVELIKMAIQHKGYALVDILQPCVTFNKVNTYQWYRENTYLLPDNYDPTDRDAAFKIATDTSKLALGVIYKNPNKPVFEEQLAPYKNDKTPVAYRGVEL, from the coding sequence ATGTTTGAAACAAAAATTTACGATATACCAGATGCGGATATAGCTTGGTGTCCAGGATGTGGAAATTTTGGAATTATAAATGAACTTAAAACTGCACTTGCACAACTTGAGATAGAACCTACGAGAATTGTTGTTGTCTCTGGTATTGGTCAAGCCGCGAAAATGCCACAGTATGTTAAGGCTCATATGTTCAATGGTTTGCACGGAAGGTCACTTCCAGCAGCAGTTGCTATAAAAATGGTCAATCCGGATTTGGTAGTCATCGCAGAGAGCGGAGATGGATGTACGTATGGTGAAGGTGGTAATCACTTTATACATACGATAAGAAAAAATCCAAATATAACTAATATTGTACACGATAACCAGATATATGGTTTAACGAAAGGTCAAGCCTCACCGACGACTGCACGTGGTCAGGTGACAACACTCCAATTTGAAGGTACATACGTTGACCCATTTAATCCCATAGCAGTTGCAGTGGCTTTAGACGCGTCTTTTGTTGCACGAAGTTTTTCTGGGAATTTTAATTTGACAGTTGAACTAATAAAAATGGCGATACAACACAAAGGGTACGCACTTGTAGATATACTCCAACCGTGTGTTACGTTTAATAAAGTCAATACTTATCAATGGTACAGAGAAAATACATATTTACTGCCGGATAATTACGATCCAACAGACAGAGATGCTGCGTTCAAAATAGCTACGGATACAAGTAAATTAGCGCTTGGCGTTATATACAAAAATCCGAATAAACCTGTTTTTGAAGAACAATTAGCACCTTACAAAAATGATAAGACACCGGTAGCTTATAGGGGGGTTGAATTATGA
- a CDS encoding redoxin domain-containing protein, whose translation MSNMVKVDSNYKTVPEFVLKDEDGNEFSSVNLLGKYTVVYFYPKADTPGCTMEGIDFTHLIDEFEGNVIGISPDSCNAISKFKSKRGLKVKLLSDPDKKVAEQFGVVKDGKLIRSTFIIDPWGRIRREWIKVSVQGHAKEVLEEYKKLVEEDKKISDNIKVRRAFRGIRPLPLSDEDLKKLVEAAHLAPSCMNKQPWRFVIVRTQEKLQQIHSALSEGNYWMKHAPALIVVYTKNDFGCQLSDGRNYALFDTGMAVGFLLAQATQMGLVAHPVAGYDPLKVKEILGIDGIVITIIAVGYWGNFEMLNEKHTQAEQSERNRQPLENILKII comes from the coding sequence ATGAGTAACATGGTGAAAGTTGATAGCAATTACAAAACAGTGCCCGAATTTGTCCTAAAAGATGAGGATGGAAATGAATTTTCCTCAGTGAATCTTCTTGGTAAATACACCGTTGTGTATTTCTATCCAAAAGCGGATACCCCTGGTTGTACAATGGAAGGTATCGATTTTACACATCTAATAGATGAGTTTGAGGGAAACGTTATTGGTATATCGCCAGATAGCTGCAATGCGATTTCTAAATTCAAATCTAAGAGAGGGTTAAAGGTAAAATTGCTATCCGACCCGGATAAAAAAGTTGCTGAGCAATTTGGTGTTGTTAAAGATGGTAAATTAATACGCTCAACCTTCATTATTGACCCATGGGGAAGAATCAGGCGAGAATGGATTAAAGTTAGTGTTCAAGGTCATGCGAAAGAAGTTTTAGAAGAGTATAAGAAATTAGTTGAAGAGGACAAAAAGATTTCAGACAATATAAAAGTTAGGCGGGCATTTAGAGGTATAAGACCTCTTCCGCTGAGTGATGAAGATTTGAAAAAACTTGTTGAGGCGGCGCATCTTGCGCCTTCTTGTATGAATAAACAACCATGGAGATTTGTAATAGTGAGAACTCAAGAAAAACTTCAACAAATTCATAGTGCATTAAGCGAAGGAAATTATTGGATGAAACATGCACCTGCGTTAATAGTGGTATATACTAAGAATGATTTTGGTTGCCAGTTAAGTGATGGAAGAAATTACGCACTTTTTGATACAGGTATGGCCGTAGGATTTTTACTCGCTCAAGCAACGCAAATGGGTTTAGTTGCACACCCGGTAGCTGGATACGACCCGTTGAAAGTCAAGGAAATTTTAGGAATAGATGGTATAGTTATAACCATAATCGCAGTTGGATACTGGGGAAATTTTGAGATGCTTAACGAAAAACATACTCAAGCGGAACAAAGTGAAAGAAACAGACAGCCTTTAGAAAATATTTTAAAAATAATATAA
- a CDS encoding thermonuclease family protein has translation MFAQELPKLTPAKVIRVIDGDTFEAQIGNKTEKIRLIGVNCPESTTTVEPFGTEASDFAKSILLNKEVFLEFDVEYLDKYERVLAYAWLTQPKEISEEEIRNKMFNAMVLLNGYAQTMTIPPNVKYVDYFVKFQKEAREKNKGLWGIEVVQEESKEELEHTNLASEEIKRIRKDLEERKELIRKTYTFSQNGALYSLASFVEPEGIIIILIGGFESVFSEENLDLFLDKLCDAFVSANYPLEIMLNVYVQIPEDYSLIVKVPIGAIYDYVKEKINKIDFLSKCIIYINGIKVDYKKVFAEKAPYVGNVKTKVFHNSSCRYVKEMDEENKVYFKTREEAIDSGYRPCKVCNP, from the coding sequence ATTTTTGCACAGGAGCTCCCTAAATTAACTCCAGCGAAAGTAATTAGAGTAATTGATGGAGATACTTTTGAAGCTCAAATTGGAAATAAAACTGAAAAGATAAGACTTATAGGAGTAAATTGTCCAGAAAGTACTACAACAGTTGAACCTTTTGGAACTGAAGCCTCTGATTTTGCTAAAAGTATACTTTTGAATAAAGAAGTATTTTTAGAATTTGATGTTGAATATCTTGATAAATATGAAAGAGTGCTTGCTTATGCATGGCTTACACAGCCCAAGGAAATAAGTGAAGAAGAAATAAGGAATAAAATGTTTAATGCCATGGTACTCCTTAATGGTTATGCTCAAACAATGACTATCCCTCCTAATGTAAAATATGTAGACTATTTTGTTAAGTTTCAAAAAGAAGCAAGAGAGAAAAACAAAGGACTGTGGGGCATAGAAGTTGTTCAAGAAGAAAGTAAAGAGGAATTAGAACATACAAACCTTGCTTCTGAAGAAATTAAAAGGATAAGAAAAGATCTTGAAGAAAGAAAAGAATTAATAAGAAAAACATATACTTTCTCTCAAAATGGAGCATTATACAGTTTGGCCTCTTTTGTGGAACCAGAAGGTATAATAATAATATTAATAGGCGGATTTGAAAGTGTCTTTTCTGAAGAAAATTTGGATCTATTCTTGGATAAATTATGCGATGCTTTTGTTTCTGCAAACTATCCCCTTGAGATTATGCTAAATGTTTACGTCCAAATTCCTGAGGATTATTCATTGATAGTTAAAGTCCCTATAGGAGCTATTTATGACTACGTTAAAGAAAAGATAAACAAGATAGACTTTTTGTCTAAGTGCATAATCTATATAAATGGAATAAAAGTAGATTATAAAAAGGTTTTTGCGGAAAAAGCACCTTACGTGGGAAATGTTAAGACAAAAGTCTTTCACAATTCTTCGTGTAGATATGTAAAAGAAATGGACGAGGAAAATAAAGTATATTTTAAAACGAGGGAAGAAGCCATTGACTCAGGATACAGACCCTGTAAAGTATGTAATCCATAA
- a CDS encoding glycosyltransferase — MNDQILKLIESGNYLKAFEMIDKLEDDDPKKHNFLGMIYFNQGKLNEAKEAFEKGLKYNPIDSDLLFNYGYVLKQFGNDKEAWRYLMRIHDKDWAVYDLLGDTQFNQGNIPMALKYYSKAAQITDNEEMKKKFLEMYKKEKKDTKIAFLCLPELDNFLKDIVETLSFVYDTKLVVTTDGKTIDEAVKWADIVWIEWANEMAVFVTKQVPEIESKKVICRLHSYEVFTNLPEQINWSKIHTLIFVAKHIKELFHELHPSVDTKELDEIVISNGVNLEKFKFLSHIPGYNLAVVAHINYKKDPTMWIQLIAKLKEIDNRYKLHIAGDFQDLRYKVYFEHAIKELKLNENVVLHGWINNVDKFLEDKNYVISTSIHESFGYNIGEALARGIKAVILNYRGAKEQWPNDLLFNTLDEALESIIVSEKYDSERYRAFVEDNCSLEKQILEISCMLKNEFNSKERKGINVTPVVLDGPVLFFLL; from the coding sequence ATGAATGATCAAATTCTAAAACTAATAGAGTCGGGTAATTATTTAAAAGCTTTTGAAATGATTGATAAGCTTGAAGATGATGATCCAAAAAAGCATAACTTTCTTGGGATGATATACTTCAACCAGGGAAAACTAAATGAAGCAAAAGAAGCATTTGAAAAGGGACTTAAATATAATCCCATAGATTCTGATTTACTATTTAACTATGGGTATGTCCTGAAACAGTTTGGAAATGACAAAGAGGCCTGGAGATACTTGATGAGAATTCATGATAAAGATTGGGCAGTCTACGACTTACTTGGTGATACGCAATTCAACCAAGGAAATATCCCTATGGCCTTAAAATATTATTCGAAAGCAGCACAGATTACAGACAATGAAGAAATGAAAAAGAAGTTTTTAGAAATGTACAAAAAAGAGAAAAAGGATACGAAAATAGCCTTTTTATGCCTACCGGAATTGGACAATTTTTTGAAGGATATTGTTGAGACATTATCTTTTGTGTACGATACCAAGCTTGTCGTAACTACGGATGGAAAGACAATAGACGAAGCGGTAAAGTGGGCTGATATAGTCTGGATTGAATGGGCGAATGAGATGGCGGTGTTTGTAACCAAACAGGTGCCAGAGATTGAAAGTAAAAAAGTGATATGTAGACTTCACAGTTATGAGGTTTTCACTAATCTTCCTGAACAAATAAATTGGTCTAAAATTCATACTCTAATCTTTGTCGCTAAACACATTAAGGAACTGTTTCACGAATTGCATCCTTCGGTAGATACTAAAGAATTGGATGAGATAGTTATAAGTAATGGTGTGAATTTAGAGAAATTTAAATTTTTATCGCATATTCCTGGGTACAATCTAGCGGTTGTTGCCCATATTAATTATAAAAAAGATCCTACCATGTGGATTCAGTTGATTGCGAAATTGAAAGAAATAGACAATAGGTATAAGCTTCACATAGCAGGAGATTTTCAGGATTTGCGATACAAGGTGTACTTTGAACATGCTATTAAAGAGCTCAAACTGAATGAAAACGTTGTTTTGCATGGTTGGATTAATAACGTAGACAAATTTCTGGAAGATAAGAACTATGTCATATCAACAAGTATACATGAAAGTTTTGGCTACAACATAGGTGAAGCCTTAGCACGAGGTATAAAAGCTGTGATTTTGAATTACCGAGGAGCGAAAGAACAATGGCCAAATGATTTGTTGTTCAATACTCTTGATGAGGCACTCGAAAGTATTATTGTTTCTGAGAAATATGATTCTGAAAGATACAGAGCATTTGTTGAAGACAATTGCTCACTTGAAAAACAAATTCTAGAAATTAGCTGCATGCTTAAGAACGAATTTAACAGTAAAGAAAGAAAGGGTATCAATGTTACTCCAGTAGTTTTAGACGGGCCGGTCCTTTTCTTTCTTCTTTAA
- a CDS encoding pyridoxal phosphate-dependent aminotransferase, whose protein sequence is MVSKRAVETPASPIRRLVPYADEAKKRGINIYYLNIGQPDIKTPSVWYEYIDKYKPEVVAYTHSQGLLELREAFSKYYARHNIHVSADEIMVTNGGSEAIMFALGVVCDPGDEVITIEPFYANYLGFASYLNVKLVPVTAHTEDGYRLPPMSEFEKVVSPKTKAILFSNPSNPTGTVYTYEEMKQIVEFAKKHNLVIISDEVYREFTFDGRKHISVFHFEGIEEQTIMVDSISKRYSACGARIGTLVTKNKEFYKSALKFAQARLCPAETTQFGAIGLLTLGEEYTNSVRDEYQKRRDATYEAMKEIPGVVVHKPEGAFYLSAKLPVDNAEDFIIWMLKEFNVDGKTTMVSPLSGFYATPGAGMSEIRIAYVLEAEKLADAVRILGEGIREYNKRK, encoded by the coding sequence TATAAAGACTCCAAGCGTGTGGTACGAATATATCGATAAATACAAACCAGAAGTCGTTGCATACACTCATTCTCAGGGTCTTTTAGAACTCAGGGAAGCTTTTTCAAAATACTACGCAAGGCATAACATACACGTGAGCGCCGACGAAATAATGGTAACAAACGGTGGAAGCGAAGCGATAATGTTTGCTCTTGGTGTCGTATGCGACCCAGGTGATGAGGTTATCACAATAGAACCATTCTACGCAAATTACCTTGGATTTGCTTCCTATCTAAATGTCAAACTTGTTCCCGTGACTGCCCACACTGAAGACGGCTATCGACTGCCGCCGATGAGTGAATTTGAAAAGGTTGTCAGCCCAAAAACGAAAGCTATTCTCTTCTCAAACCCGTCGAATCCAACGGGCACAGTCTACACCTACGAAGAGATGAAGCAAATTGTTGAATTCGCAAAGAAGCATAATCTTGTGATAATCTCGGACGAAGTGTACAGGGAATTCACATTCGACGGCAGGAAACACATATCAGTATTTCATTTCGAAGGAATCGAAGAACAGACGATAATGGTTGACAGTATATCGAAAAGGTACAGCGCCTGCGGCGCAAGGATAGGAACGTTGGTAACCAAGAACAAAGAATTTTACAAAAGCGCTCTCAAATTTGCACAGGCAAGGCTTTGTCCAGCGGAGACAACACAATTCGGTGCTATTGGATTGCTTACACTTGGCGAGGAATACACAAATTCAGTGAGGGATGAATACCAAAAAAGAAGAGACGCAACATACGAAGCGATGAAAGAAATCCCTGGGGTAGTTGTACACAAACCTGAGGGAGCGTTCTACCTCTCTGCAAAGCTTCCAGTTGACAATGCGGAAGACTTTATAATCTGGATGCTCAAAGAATTCAACGTTGACGGAAAAACGACGATGGTATCACCGCTCAGCGGATTCTACGCAACGCCAGGAGCAGGAATGAGTGAAATAAGGATAGCGTACGTACTTGAAGCCGAAAAGCTCGCAGACGCCGTGAGGATACTTGGGGAAGGGATAAGGGAATATAATAAAAGAAAATAA